A single genomic interval of Cucumis sativus cultivar 9930 chromosome 7, Cucumber_9930_V3, whole genome shotgun sequence harbors:
- the LOC101219006 gene encoding protein ROOT HAIR DEFECTIVE 3 homolog 1, protein MAKSDESCSVQLIDGDGGFNADGIESFIKDVKLGECGLSYAVVSIMGPQSSGKSTLLNNLFGTNFREMDAFKGRSQTTKGIWLARCAGIEPCTLVMDLEGTDGRERGEDDTAFEKQSALFALAVSDIVLINMWCHDIGREQAANKPLLKTVFQVMMRLFSPRKTTLMFVIRDKTRTPLENLEPVLREDVQKIWDSVPKPSAHKDTPLSEFFNVEVVALSSYEEKEEQFKEQVANLRQRFFHSIAPGGLAGDRRGVVPASGFSFSAQQIWKVIKENKDLDLPAHKVMVATVRCEEIGNEKFTWFASNEDWLSLEEEVQSGPVQGFGKKLSSIIDTCLSEYDAEATFFDEGVRSAKRAQLEEKLLQLVQSAFQSLLGHIRSGTFEKFKDAFDKALNEGEGFSSAASNCAQTYMAIFDKECAGAIIEQANWDTSRIRDKLRRDIDAHIATIRADKLSELSTQLEKKLKDALSGPVEALLDGANNETWPAIRKLLQRETESAISGLSKGLVGYDMDEKTEEKMLTHLKDYARGVVESKTREEAGRVLIRMKDRFTTLFSHDAESMPRVWTGKEDIRAITKTARSASLKLLSVMAALRLDDDDSGEIDNTLSSSLLNIPNSSNTKDRSIMATDPLASSSWEKVSQSQTLLSPVQCKSIWRQFKTETEYTVSQAIAAQEASKRNNNWLPPPWAIVAMVILGFNEFMTLLRNPLYLGVIFVLYLLAKALWVQLDVSGQFSNGLLPGLLSLSSTFVPTVMNLLKKLAEEGQQGPQRNATTEPHSHPTMTTKSIRNNSSNDLTSTASSGVTGIETGGGEKSSRSKEE, encoded by the exons ATGG CTAAGAGCGATGAAAGTTGCTCTGTTCAGCTTATAGATGGAGATGGAGGATTCAATGCCGATGGAATTGAGAGCTTTATCAAAGATGTGAAATTGGGGGAATGTGGACTTTCATATGCAGTAGTGTCCATTATGGGCCCTCAAAGTAGTG GGAAGAGTACACTACTAAATAATCTGTTTGGAACCAACTTCAGAGAGATGGATGCTTTTAAAGGGAG GTCGCAAACAACTAAAGGTATATGGTTGGCTAGATGTGCTGGCATCGAGCCTTGTACACTTGTAATGGATTTGGAAGGAACTGATGGAAGAGAGCGAGGAGAG GACGACACTGCATTTGAGAAGCAAAGTGCCCTCTTTGCGCTTGCTGTGTCAGATATAGTGCTAATAAATAT gtgGTGTCACGATATTGGTCGTGAGCAGGCTGCAAATAAGCCTCTCCTCAAAACTGTATTTCAG GTCATGATGAGATTGTTCAGTCCACGTAAAACAACACTAATGTTTGTCATACGTGATAAAACAAGG ACACCATTGGAAAATTTAGAGCCTGTTCTTAGAGAGGATGTACAGAAG ATTTGGGACTCTGTTCCGAAGCCATCTGCCCACAAGGATACTCCTCTAAGTGAATTTTTTAAT GTTGAAGTTGTTGCTTTATCCAGttatgaagaaaaggaagagcaaTTCAAGGAGCAG GTGGCAAATTTGAGACAGAGATTCTTCCATTCTATTGCCCCAGGAGGGCTTGCTGGAGATCGCAGGGGAGTTGTCCCTGCTTcaggtttttcttttagtgCTCAGCAAATCTGGAAAGTCATTAAGGAGAACAAAGATCTTGACCTTCCAGCCCATAAG GTTATGGTGGCTACTGTTCGCTGTGAAGAAATTGGCAATGAGAAGTTTACATGGTTTGCATCAAATGAG GACTGGTTGAGTTTGGAAGAAGAAGTACAATCTGGTCCAGTTCAAGGTTTTGGAAAGAAGCTAAGTTCGATCATTGATACTTGTTTATCAGA GTATGATGCAGAAGCCACATTTTTTGATGAAGGTGTGAGATCTGCAAAGAGAGCAcaacttgaagaaaaattgttgcaa CTTGTTCAATCAGCCTTCCAATCTCTGTTGGGACACATAAGGTCTGGGACATTTGAAAAGTTCAAGGACGCATTTGATAAAGCTTTGAATGAAGGGGAAGGGTTTTCTTCAGCGGCCTCTAATTGTGCTCAAACTTACATGGCTATTTTTGATAAAGAATGTGCTG GTGCTATCATTGAGCAAGCGAACTGGGACACTTCTAGAATAAGGGACAAACTTCGGCGTGATATTGATGCTCACATTGCGACTATTCGTGCTGATAAATTATCTGAACTTTCCACACAGTTAGAg AAAAAACTGAAGGATGCATTGTCAGGACCCGTAGAAGCTTTGCTAGATGGAGCTAATAATGAGACATGGCCAGCCATAAGAAAACTTCTTCAACGAGAGACTGAGTCTGCCATCTCTGGGCTGTCTAAAGGACTAGTGGGTTATGATATGGATGAAAAAACTGAGGAAAAAATGCTTACCCATCTTAAGGATTATGCTAGAGGTGTAGTTGAATCAAAAACAAGGGAAGAAGCTGGAAGGGTCCTGATTCGTATGAAGGATAG GTTTACCACATTGTTTAGCCATGATGCGGAGTCGATGCCACGTGTATGGACAGGGAAGGAAGACATACGGGCAATCACCAAAACGGCTCGTTCTGCT TCCCTGAAGCTACTCTCTGTAATGGCTGCTCTTCGTTTGGACGATGATGATTCCGGTGAGATAGACAATACTCTATCATCTTCCTTGCTGAATATTCCAAACAGTAGCAATACAAAAGATAGGAGCATTATGGCAACTGACCCTCTTGCCTCAAGCTCATGGGAAAAA GTTTCACAATCACAAACGTTGCTTAGTCCTGTTCAGTGCAAATCTATATGGAGGCAATTCAAGACAGAGACAGAATATACTGTTTCTCAGGCTATTGCTGCACAG GAAGCAAGCAAACGTAATAACAACTGGTTGCCCCCACCATGGGCAATTGTTGCGATGGTGATTCTTGGGTTTAATGAATTTATGACCCTTTTAAG AAATCCTTTATATTTGGGAGTAATTTTTGTTCTCTATTTACTCGCCAAAGCCCTGTGGGTTCAGCTAGATGTTTCTGGGCAATTTAGCAATGGTCTT CTTCCGGGACTTCTTTCGTTGTCTTCTACATTCGTGCCTACCGTCATGAatcttcttaaaaaattagCCGAAGAAGGACAACAAGGACCACAAAGGAATGCAACTACTGAACCTCACAGCCACCCTACAATGACAACAAAAAGCATTCGTAACAACTCTAGCAACGATTTGACATCAACGGCATCATCAGGAGTGACGGGGATAGAGACCGGTGGTGGGGAGAAGTCAAGTCGCTCAAAGGAAGAGTAA
- the LOC101218303 gene encoding transmembrane 9 superfamily member 7, with protein sequence MKKVGKVPLPSLNLSTLFLLLLLISSVHSFYLPGVAPRDFQTGDILPVKVNKLSSTKTQLPYDYYYLNYCKPKKITNNAENLGEVLRGDRIENSVYTFKMREEQSCTVVCRVTLDADSAKNFKEKIDDKYRANMILDNLPVAVLRQRRDGNPSTTYEHGFLVGFKGNYAGSKEEKYFINNHLSFRVMFHKDPDTDLARIVGFEVTPNSINHEYKEWNEKNPQLLTCNKDTKNLIQGSTVPQEVDTNKEIVFTYDVSFKESDIKWASRWDTYLLMNDDQIHWFSIINSLMIVLFLSGMVAMIMMRTLYRDIANYNQLDAQDEAQEETGWKLVHGDVFRPPINSGLLCVYIGTGVQIFGMTLVTMIFALLGFLSPSNRGGLMTAMVLLWVFMGLFAGYSSARLYKMFRGTEWKKITLKTAFMFPGILFSIFFVLNALIWGEQSSGAVPFGTMFALFCLWFGISVPLVFVGSYLGFKKPAIEDPVKTNKIPRQIPDQAWYMKPVFSILIGGILPFGAVFIELFFILTSIWLNQFYYIFGFLFIVFVILLITCAEITIVLCYFQLCSEDYHWWWRSYLTAGSSALYLFFYSVFYFFSKLEITKFVSGILYFGYMVIVSYAFFVLTGTIGFYACFWFVRKIYSSVKID encoded by the exons ATGAAGAAGGTCGGCAAGGTTCCCTTACCTTCACTCAATCTCTCCACCCTTTTCCTCCTCCTGCTTCTCATATCCTCCGTCCACTCCTTCTATCTCCCCGGCGTCGCTCCACGGGATTTCCAGACT GGTGATATTCTTCCAGTCAAAGTGAACAAACTGTCATCCACAAAAACACAGCTCCCATATGATTACtactatttaaattattgcaaGCCCAAgaaaattactaataatgCAGAAAACTTGGGAGAAGTTCTCCGAGGTGACCGCATTGAGAATTCTGTCTATACT TTCAAAATGAGGGAGGAACAGTCTTGTACTGTTGTCTGCAGAGTAACTCTTGATGCTGACTCTGCAAAGAATTTTAAGGAGAAAATTGATGACAAATATCGAGCGAACAT GATCTTGGACAACCTTCCTGTTGCTGTTCTTCGTCAAAGGAGGGATGGAAATCCATCAACGACTTACGAACATGGTTTCCTTGTTGGATTCAAAGGGAATTATGCTGGG AgcaaagaggaaaaatattttattaataaccACTTGAGCTTTAGAGTCATGTTTCACAAGGACCCTGACACCGATCTGGCTCGAATTGTCGGATTTGAGGTTACTCCAAACAG TATTAATCATGAATACAAGGAGTGGAACGAGAAGAACCCCCAGCTACTTACATGTAATAAGGacacaaaaaatttaatccaAGGCAGCACTGTTCCTCAAGAAGTTGACACTAATAAGGAGATTGTGTTTACGTATGATGTTTCATTCAAG GAAAGTGATATCAAATGGGCTTCTCGATGGGACACCTACCTTCTCATGAATGATGATCAAATTCACTGGTTCTCCATTATAAACTCTCTAATGATTGTTCTCTTCCTCTCTGGAATGGTGGCCATGATCATGATGAGAACTCTGTATAGAGATATTGCCAACTATAATCAGTTGGATGCCCAAGATGAGGCTCAAGAGGAAACAGGATGGAAACTTGTGCACGGAGATGTGTTTAGACCACCCATCAATTCTGGTCTATTGTGTGTTTACATTGGCACAGGTGTTCAGATCTTCGGTATGACACTTGTAACAATGATATTTGCTCTGCTGGGTTTCTTATCTCCTTCCAACAGAGGAGGGCTTATGACTGCTATGGTCCTTCTGTGGGTTTTCATGGGTTTATTTGCTGGCTATTCATCAGCTCGTTTATACAAAATGTTCAGAGGTACCGAATGGAAGAAGATAACGCTGAAAACTGCCTTTATGTTTCCTGGTATTCTTTTCTCAATCTTCTTTGTCCTCAATGCTTTGATCTGGGGAGAGCAGTCATCTGGGGCAGTGCCATTCGGAACAATGTTTGCTCTTTTCTGCTTGTGGTTTGGTATATCAGTACCATTGGTGTTCGTTGGCAGTTACTTAGGTTTCAAAAAGCCAGCAATTGAAGATCCTGTGAAGACCAACAAGATTCCTAGACAGATACCCGACCAAGCTTGGTACATGAAGCCAGTCTTCTCCATACTGATTGGGGGTATTCTTCCTTTTGGGGCCGTCTTTATTGAGCTCTTCTTCATCTTGACATCAATATGGCTCAACCAGTTCTATTACATATTTGGTTTCCTCTTCATTGTATTTGTCATCCTTCTGATTACTTGTGCGGAGATAACAATTGTGCTGTGCTACTTCCAATTGTGCAGTGAAGATTACCACTGGTGGTGGAGATCTTACTTGACTGCTGGCTCCTCTGCGCTATATCTTTTCTTCTACTCAGTATTCTACTTCTTCTCCAAGTTGGAAATCACCAAGTTTGTTTCGGGGATTCTCTACTTTGGCTACATGGTTATCGTTTCATATGCATTCTTCGTGTTGACAGGAACCATTGGATTTTACGCTTGTTTCTGGTTTGTTAGAAAGATCTACTCGTCCGTGAAGATCGACTGA
- the LOC101218544 gene encoding uncharacterized protein LOC101218544: MAALHSYLSRFFPNFPFRITNLSEGDIPMLLLCSFFLFFTFFVLVLSFFLYKRVKKIEFGQHQQLISNPIEPEKIDIGNSVADCGNGTDRTCLTHSLLFEILPPDSPKWASFFVEGRCDDLDLKSDGLNKEFGDSGQEQGGKRKKKKAKKKRANLQDGDENEKWGTDVGTGSEQELTLLYPFTSSTSVIQRKIKRQYDELMKCQESKELTLAQVRQFANCLINARSKLQHKADVIHRKFTITKALLYKADRSSFDRLQQQIYKLELEQKRLEEDTFVYNWLQQQLKLSPAYKKMLEIGTCMELMAKSEKPTENIDSEFTDMSFEELLAQEKKDSFWQRNGKLRSCSS; encoded by the exons ATGGCGGCTTTACACTCATATTTGTCCCGTTTCTTCCCCAATTTCCCATTTCGAATTACTAATTTATCTGAGGGAGACATACCCATGTTGTTATTATgctccttcttcctcttcttcaccttcttcGTCCTCGTTTTAtcgttttttctttacaaaaggGTGAAAAAAATCGAATTTGGACAGCATCAGCAACTAATCAGTAACCCAATTGAGCCTGAGAAAATTGATATTGGGAATTCTGTGGCGGATTGTGGCAATGGAACTGACCGGACTTGTTTGACTCATTCGCTTCTCTTTGAGATCTTACCGCCGGATTCTCCTAAATGGGCAAGTTTCTTTGTTGAAGGGCGATGTGATGACCTAGATTTGAAGAGTGATGGATTGAATAAGGAATTTGGAGATTCTGGTCAGGAGCAAGggggaaagagaaagaagaagaaggcaaagaagaagagggcGAATTTGCAAGATGGAgatgagaatgaaaaatgggGAACGGATGTTGGAACTGGTTCTGAGCAGGAATTGACATTGTTGTATCCATTTACATCGTCCACTAGTGTGATTCAGAGGAAGATTAAACGGCAGTATGATGAACTAATGAAGTGTCAGGAATCAAAGGAATTGACATTGGCTCAG GTCCGTCAATTCGCCAACTGCTTAATTAACGCTAGAAGCAAGCTGCAGCACAA AGCTGATGTTATCCACCGAAAGTTCACCATAACGAAAGCTCTGCTTTACAAGGCAGACAGATCCTCCTTCGATCGACTTCAACAGCAG ATATACAAGTTAGAATTGGAACAGAAAAGACTAGAGGAGGACACTTTCGTTTATAACTGGCTTCAACAACAGCTTAAACTCTCTCCAGCATACAAAAAG ATGCTAGAAATTGGTACGTGCATGGAGTTGATGGCAAAATCTGAGAAGCCAACGGAAAATATCGATTCTGAATTTACCGACATGTCGTTCGAAGAACTACTAgcacaagaaaaaaaggacTCGTTTTG GCAAAGGAATGGGAAACTGAGATCATGCTCAAGCTGA
- the LOC101218777 gene encoding uncharacterized protein LOC101218777 isoform X2 yields MSEEGLPKLYANKPTKAQIKQFQERHKAGDASSSASSNMASASSSPPPPQPPKESFARRYKFLWPMLLTVNLAVGAYVFMRTKKQDEHVAEEEAAPDSAKTTKIAAPVVEESLARPVVVEPVKVREPIPVDQQRELFKWILEEKRKIKPKDREEKKRIDEEKAILKEFIRAKSIPSI; encoded by the exons ATGAGCGAAGAAGGACTTCCCAAGCTCTACGCCAACAAACCCACGAAAG CTCAGATCAAACAATTTCAAGAACGGCACAAAGCCGGAGACGCTTCTTCTTCAGCATCATCTAACATGGCATCTGCGTCTTCTTCTCCTCCACCGCCGCAGCCTCCGAAGGAATCGTTTGCAAGACGATATAAGTTCTTATGGCCCATGCTTTTGACTGTCAACCTTGCTGTTGGAG CTTATGTGTTTATGAGGACAAAGAAGCAAGATGAACATGTAGCAGAAGAAGAGGCTGCCCCGGATTCAGCTAAAACCACTAAGATTGCTGCTCCTGTTGTTGAGGAATCATTGGCCAGACCAGTCGTTGTGGAGCCTGTGAAGGTAAGAGAACCGATTCCGGTGGACCAGCAGCGTGAACTTTTCAAGTGGATTTTGGAAGAGAAGCGCAAGATAAAGCCAAAGGATCGTGAAGAGAAGAAACGCATCGATGAAGAAAAAGCAATTCTCAAAGAGTTCATCCGGGCAAAATCTATTCCTagtatttaa
- the LOC101218777 gene encoding uncharacterized protein LOC101218777 isoform X1, which translates to MSEEGLPKLYANKPTKAAQIKQFQERHKAGDASSSASSNMASASSSPPPPQPPKESFARRYKFLWPMLLTVNLAVGAYVFMRTKKQDEHVAEEEAAPDSAKTTKIAAPVVEESLARPVVVEPVKVREPIPVDQQRELFKWILEEKRKIKPKDREEKKRIDEEKAILKEFIRAKSIPSI; encoded by the exons ATGAGCGAAGAAGGACTTCCCAAGCTCTACGCCAACAAACCCACGAAAG CAGCTCAGATCAAACAATTTCAAGAACGGCACAAAGCCGGAGACGCTTCTTCTTCAGCATCATCTAACATGGCATCTGCGTCTTCTTCTCCTCCACCGCCGCAGCCTCCGAAGGAATCGTTTGCAAGACGATATAAGTTCTTATGGCCCATGCTTTTGACTGTCAACCTTGCTGTTGGAG CTTATGTGTTTATGAGGACAAAGAAGCAAGATGAACATGTAGCAGAAGAAGAGGCTGCCCCGGATTCAGCTAAAACCACTAAGATTGCTGCTCCTGTTGTTGAGGAATCATTGGCCAGACCAGTCGTTGTGGAGCCTGTGAAGGTAAGAGAACCGATTCCGGTGGACCAGCAGCGTGAACTTTTCAAGTGGATTTTGGAAGAGAAGCGCAAGATAAAGCCAAAGGATCGTGAAGAGAAGAAACGCATCGATGAAGAAAAAGCAATTCTCAAAGAGTTCATCCGGGCAAAATCTATTCCTagtatttaa
- the LOC101218777 gene encoding uncharacterized protein LOC101218777 isoform X3: protein MASASSSPPPPQPPKESFARRYKFLWPMLLTVNLAVGAYVFMRTKKQDEHVAEEEAAPDSAKTTKIAAPVVEESLARPVVVEPVKVREPIPVDQQRELFKWILEEKRKIKPKDREEKKRIDEEKAILKEFIRAKSIPSI from the exons ATGGCATCTGCGTCTTCTTCTCCTCCACCGCCGCAGCCTCCGAAGGAATCGTTTGCAAGACGATATAAGTTCTTATGGCCCATGCTTTTGACTGTCAACCTTGCTGTTGGAG CTTATGTGTTTATGAGGACAAAGAAGCAAGATGAACATGTAGCAGAAGAAGAGGCTGCCCCGGATTCAGCTAAAACCACTAAGATTGCTGCTCCTGTTGTTGAGGAATCATTGGCCAGACCAGTCGTTGTGGAGCCTGTGAAGGTAAGAGAACCGATTCCGGTGGACCAGCAGCGTGAACTTTTCAAGTGGATTTTGGAAGAGAAGCGCAAGATAAAGCCAAAGGATCGTGAAGAGAAGAAACGCATCGATGAAGAAAAAGCAATTCTCAAAGAGTTCATCCGGGCAAAATCTATTCCTagtatttaa